In Haliotis asinina isolate JCU_RB_2024 chromosome 16, JCU_Hal_asi_v2, whole genome shotgun sequence, the following are encoded in one genomic region:
- the LOC137268441 gene encoding BTB/POZ domain-containing protein 6-like, giving the protein MYHRRGFIIREAPATSAPVDNPEDTVIGSNRRMFDQQLACDVNFKVGQSRSPVGAHKYVLGARSDVFFTMFNGSIPQSDDVDVPDIEIGPFKIFLRYLYCDEVLINSDNVLSVLYCSKKYNVQSLVTKCLDLVKNMMSVDNVCSLFEQAHFFDEPQLYQSCLSFIHQHGTDVLQTDGFIQLSRACVLDVISSDSLACEERYVIEAMIGWAEAECKRQNEPVHDSNLRKILGELLFQIRFSLLDISYYSSKLSTRKILTDAEKVTLFQAISGTAVGTMKFNGKKRTAHCPHSRGDMLLM; this is encoded by the exons CTCCTGCAACTTCGGCTCCCGTTGACAACCCCGAAGACACTGTCATTGGAAGTAACAGACGGATGTTTGATCAACAGCTTGCGTGTGACGTCAATTTCAAGGTCGGGCAGTCGAGGTCTCCCGTAGGTGCCCACAAGTATGTGCTGGGTGCCAGAAGTGACGTCTTTTTCACAATGTTCAACGGGTCGATTCCACAAAGTGATGACGTCGATGTTCCTGATATAGAGATTGGACCTTTCAAGATATTCTTACG ctaCCTGTACTGCGATGAAGTCCTCATTAATTCGGACAACGTGCTCTCTGTCCTTTACTGTTCAAAGAAGTATAACGTCCAGTCTCTGGTGACCAAGTGCTTGGATCTCGTCAAGAATATGATGTCTGTCGACAACGTGTGTTCCTTGTTCGAACAAGCTCATTTCTTTGACGAGCCACAGTTGTACCAGAGTTGTCTCTCTTTCATTCACCAACATGGGACGGACGTGTTGCAAACTGACGGATTCATTCAGCTCTCGCGCGCATGTGTTCTTGACGTCATTTCCTCCGACTCTTTGGCTTGTGAGGAACGCTACGTCATCGAGGCAATGATTGGCTGGGCAGAGGCGGAATGTAAACGTCAAAACGAGCCTGTACACGATTCGAATTTGAGGAAAATTCTTGGTGAACTGCTTTTCCAAATTCGGTTCAGTCTGCTTGACATCTCGTATTATTCCTCAAAGCTTTCTACTCGAAAGATACTGACAGATGCTGAAAAGGTGACACTTTTTCAGGCTATATCAGGCACAGCAGTAGGTACAATGAAGTTTAATGGTAAAAAGCGGACGGCCCATTGTCCTCATTCAAGGGGGGACATGTTGCTAATgtaa